In a single window of the Limibacillus halophilus genome:
- a CDS encoding phosphotransferase family protein: MSDSITRIKGLPIWAGSVDPVLLKGGLSNESYTVIDAGRKQVVRLGRDFPFHHVFRDRELMTTRAAVRAGFAPEVTYAAPGLMVTVFIEGQTYGADEVQTNLEPIADLIRGFHQAMPRHVSGAAFLFWVFHVIRDYARTLEAGGSRMAAKLPEFLDLSEELEAVQVPLPIIFGHNDLLPANFIEDDERIWLIDFEYAGFSTAMFDLAGIASNAGFSPEQDEALLARYFNEKPSPALLRSQAAMKCASLLRETLWSLVSELHLSAPGVDYEAYTQENLDRLAAELARYRSRYGKA; the protein is encoded by the coding sequence ATGAGCGACAGCATCACGCGCATCAAGGGCTTGCCAATCTGGGCTGGATCGGTTGACCCGGTGTTGTTGAAAGGCGGCCTGAGCAACGAAAGCTATACCGTGATCGACGCGGGCCGGAAACAGGTTGTCCGCCTGGGCCGTGATTTCCCTTTTCATCACGTCTTTCGTGACCGGGAACTAATGACCACCCGGGCCGCTGTCCGGGCGGGCTTCGCACCGGAGGTGACCTATGCCGCGCCTGGTCTGATGGTTACGGTCTTTATCGAGGGTCAAACCTATGGAGCTGATGAAGTTCAGACCAATCTGGAGCCGATCGCCGATCTGATCCGAGGGTTTCACCAAGCGATGCCGCGTCATGTTAGCGGCGCCGCTTTTCTGTTCTGGGTATTCCATGTAATCCGAGATTATGCCCGCACATTGGAGGCCGGCGGTAGCCGAATGGCGGCAAAGTTGCCGGAGTTTCTGGATTTATCCGAGGAGTTGGAGGCCGTGCAGGTGCCGCTGCCGATCATCTTCGGTCACAATGATCTGCTGCCCGCCAATTTCATCGAGGACGACGAGCGGATTTGGCTGATCGATTTCGAGTACGCCGGTTTCTCCACCGCAATGTTCGATCTGGCGGGTATCGCCTCGAATGCCGGTTTCTCGCCCGAGCAGGACGAAGCGCTTCTGGCCCGTTACTTCAATGAGAAACCGTCGCCCGCCCTGCTGCGGAGTCAAGCCGCCATGAAATGCGCATCCTTGCTGCGCGAGACACTCTGGAGCTTGGTTTCCGAACTCCACCTCTCAGCACCCGGCGTCGACTACGAAGCTTACACACAAGAAAACCTGGACCGCCTCGCCGCTGAACTGGCGCGCTACCGGTCACGTTACGGAAAGGCCTGA
- a CDS encoding PhzF family phenazine biosynthesis protein, with protein sequence MKLYPYRLLDVFTDKPFAGNPLAVVTDAHGLSDATMQSIAAEFNLSETVFVFPRRDSDTTFDLRIMTPQIELPFAGHPTVGTAVTLALAANEPGPAMTFTLVPPIGPIAAQAERLGSDTGRARFTAPKLPERLPVKCDAALAAKLLGLPVSAIAKWGPTAWSAGVPFVFIPLTSEDALASILVDLGLWKTSVSQSPAPHLYPYLLDPRQPEEVQARMFAPAMGIAEDAATGGAAAAFAGEYATVLSLRDGDHAVVIRQGEAMGRPSRLDLDLRIASNKLARVTLGGSAVVIGEGNLKLKD encoded by the coding sequence ATGAAGCTCTATCCCTACCGCCTCCTGGACGTTTTCACGGACAAGCCCTTCGCCGGCAACCCCTTGGCCGTGGTCACCGACGCCCATGGACTGAGCGACGCGACAATGCAAAGCATCGCCGCTGAATTCAATCTCTCGGAGACAGTGTTTGTGTTCCCTCGCCGTGATTCCGACACAACCTTCGATCTTCGCATCATGACGCCACAGATAGAACTTCCTTTCGCTGGTCACCCAACAGTAGGTACCGCCGTAACTCTTGCCTTGGCAGCGAATGAACCGGGGCCAGCGATGACCTTTACTCTGGTACCACCCATTGGTCCGATAGCTGCGCAAGCAGAACGTTTGGGTAGCGATACGGGGCGCGCGCGCTTTACGGCGCCCAAGTTGCCCGAGCGGCTCCCGGTGAAATGCGACGCCGCTTTAGCAGCAAAGCTTTTGGGCCTCCCAGTCTCCGCTATCGCAAAATGGGGGCCGACAGCTTGGTCGGCAGGGGTGCCGTTTGTCTTTATCCCGCTCACAAGCGAGGACGCCCTGGCTTCGATCCTGGTTGACCTAGGCCTATGGAAGACCTCGGTGTCCCAGAGCCCCGCCCCGCACCTCTATCCCTATCTTCTCGACCCCCGGCAACCCGAAGAAGTACAGGCCCGCATGTTTGCGCCGGCGATGGGTATTGCCGAGGACGCAGCCACCGGCGGCGCAGCGGCTGCTTTTGCGGGCGAATATGCGACCGTTCTCAGCCTCCGTGATGGTGACCACGCAGTCGTCATTCGGCAAGGCGAGGCCATGGGACGCCCCAGTCGCCTGGACCTCGACCTTAGGATCGCAAGTAATAAGCTAGCTCGTGTAACGCTCGGGGGCAGTGCCGTGGTGATCGGTGAAGGGAACCTGAAACTCAAGGATTAG
- a CDS encoding isopenicillin N synthase family dioxygenase, whose translation MMTRDPMLSLPVIDMTPLFGDDDKARQQVARAIDTACRKVGFFYVVGHAIPSQCLTDLEAESRAFFALPLTEKMQVAMARGGAAWRGYFPVGNELTSGKPDNKEGLYFGSDLPNDHPRVRGGWPLHGANLWPSKPAGLRNAVETYMTATTRAGQALLEGISLSLGLDRYYFLNTYTANPTVLFRVFHYPAEMPESWRESWGAGAHCDYGLLTLLAQDRYGGLEVKTPNGWIQAPPIEGALVCNIGDMLERLTGGTYRSTLHRVMNRSGHDRLSFPLFLDPDFAAEIVPLPRLARDHIDAPRWDGEDPHIFSGRYGDYLLSKVAKVFPTLGADHLEHGTTVSPEHQNKDFQPQ comes from the coding sequence ATGATGACGCGCGACCCGATGCTCAGTCTGCCGGTAATCGACATGACACCTCTATTTGGCGATGACGACAAAGCACGCCAGCAGGTTGCACGTGCAATCGACACCGCTTGCCGCAAGGTGGGGTTCTTTTACGTTGTTGGCCACGCGATCCCCTCGCAATGCCTCACCGATTTGGAGGCCGAAAGCCGCGCTTTCTTTGCGCTACCCCTGACTGAAAAAATGCAGGTAGCCATGGCGCGGGGCGGTGCTGCGTGGCGCGGATACTTTCCTGTTGGCAACGAACTGACTTCAGGCAAGCCCGATAACAAGGAGGGATTGTATTTCGGCAGCGATCTGCCGAACGATCATCCGCGGGTACGGGGCGGATGGCCGCTGCATGGCGCCAACCTTTGGCCGAGCAAACCAGCCGGCCTACGCAATGCCGTCGAGACCTACATGACGGCCACCACGCGAGCGGGACAAGCGTTGTTGGAGGGCATTTCTCTTAGCCTGGGGTTGGACCGGTACTACTTCCTGAACACCTACACAGCCAACCCTACAGTCTTGTTCCGGGTATTCCATTACCCGGCAGAAATGCCCGAATCCTGGCGGGAATCCTGGGGTGCCGGCGCACATTGCGATTATGGCCTGTTGACCTTGCTGGCACAGGATCGCTACGGCGGTCTGGAGGTCAAGACCCCCAATGGTTGGATTCAAGCACCGCCGATAGAAGGGGCGTTGGTTTGTAACATCGGCGACATGCTGGAGCGCTTGACCGGCGGTACCTACCGCTCGACCCTGCACCGGGTCATGAACCGGAGCGGTCACGATCGTTTGTCTTTTCCATTGTTTCTTGATCCAGATTTCGCCGCGGAAATTGTCCCCCTTCCGCGGTTAGCGAGAGATCACATCGATGCACCGCGTTGGGACGGCGAAGATCCTCATATTTTCTCTGGCCGCTATGGCGATTACCTCTTAAGCAAGGTCGCCAAGGTGTTTCCGACGCTTGGCGCAGATCATCTCGAACACGGGACGACAGTAAGCCCTGAGCACCAAAACAAGGATTTCCAGCCGCAATGA
- a CDS encoding ABC transporter permease — protein MDSSSARRSFKGRNLVWLVALTLFVLLWQFGETLFAWAFEYPGAYEIPLRYWIRDFMNWLLDDAGFGLFSFTEMTRFIADVIDFPYRVALSLLSTGFLEGQGSDAVQVVPPLSWVAIIGIIAMMGLYAGGVRLALLVAGCFGFIALFGQWDSAMVTLASILIAVPIGIVGGLLLGILGYRSRGFERAITPILDLMQTIPVFAYLVPILFLFGFSPTAAIVATIIYALPPMTRISIVSLRSVPPEIKDLGRMIGCTRRQMTWRVLVPSARPGLMVGVNQVIMLSLNMVIIASMIGAGGLGYEVLAALRRLDIGTGFEAGFAIVALAIALDRLSQAYAARSRQHSGDDDQQLSVWRRYPYSLSAVALIAVTFVLGLGSVAFQSYPSAAEISTGTFWGDILRWININFFDQLEGLKNALLLNLLIPFKRFLLDLPWLGVAALLALAGWSLGRWRLAATVAALAFLIAATGQWEKAMITVYLCGISVVLAGLIGIPIGILSAERERVWRFVRVIIDTLQTLPSFVYLMPAVMLFRVGDFTAMLAVIAYAISPAIRYTAHGLQRIDPQLVEAGTVAGCTPIQLLLKIKLKLALPAIMLGLNQTIMLALSMLVITALVGTRDLGQEVYIALTKADTGRGLVSGLAVAFIAIIADRLISAGAAKTRARLGLSPGAGDET, from the coding sequence ATGGACAGCAGCAGTGCAAGGCGCAGCTTCAAGGGACGAAACCTCGTTTGGCTCGTCGCGCTGACACTATTCGTGCTCCTCTGGCAGTTTGGCGAAACCCTGTTCGCGTGGGCTTTCGAGTATCCCGGCGCCTATGAAATTCCACTGCGCTACTGGATTCGGGATTTCATGAACTGGCTGTTGGATGACGCCGGTTTTGGCCTCTTTTCCTTTACGGAAATGACGCGCTTCATCGCAGATGTCATCGACTTCCCATATCGCGTGGCGCTCAGCTTGCTTTCCACCGGCTTCCTCGAAGGCCAGGGGTCCGACGCCGTACAGGTTGTGCCTCCCCTGTCTTGGGTCGCGATCATCGGCATCATCGCGATGATGGGGCTTTACGCCGGGGGCGTTCGCTTGGCGTTGCTGGTCGCGGGCTGTTTCGGCTTCATTGCACTCTTTGGTCAGTGGGACAGCGCCATGGTAACGCTGGCCTCGATCTTGATCGCCGTCCCGATCGGCATCGTCGGTGGCCTGTTACTGGGTATTCTCGGCTATCGCTCCCGCGGGTTTGAGCGAGCCATTACGCCCATCCTGGATCTGATGCAGACGATCCCGGTTTTTGCCTACCTTGTGCCGATCCTTTTCCTCTTCGGCTTTAGTCCGACGGCAGCCATCGTCGCCACCATCATCTATGCCCTGCCACCCATGACACGCATCAGCATTGTCTCGCTGCGCAGCGTACCGCCCGAGATTAAGGACTTGGGCCGGATGATCGGTTGCACCCGACGGCAAATGACTTGGCGCGTGCTGGTTCCCTCGGCAAGACCAGGGCTCATGGTCGGCGTCAATCAGGTGATCATGCTGTCTTTGAACATGGTGATCATTGCCTCCATGATCGGCGCCGGGGGGTTAGGATACGAGGTGCTTGCAGCCTTGCGGCGGCTGGACATCGGTACCGGCTTCGAGGCTGGGTTTGCCATTGTCGCCCTGGCCATAGCGCTGGATCGCCTCTCGCAAGCCTATGCGGCACGAAGTCGTCAACATAGCGGCGATGACGATCAGCAATTATCCGTCTGGCGACGCTACCCTTACAGTCTTTCCGCGGTCGCGCTCATTGCCGTCACTTTTGTGCTGGGCCTCGGCAGCGTTGCTTTCCAGAGCTATCCGTCGGCGGCTGAAATCTCGACCGGCACCTTCTGGGGCGACATCCTGCGCTGGATCAATATCAATTTCTTCGATCAGCTCGAAGGGTTGAAGAATGCCCTGCTACTGAACCTTCTGATTCCCTTCAAACGCTTCCTTCTCGACCTCCCTTGGCTTGGCGTCGCAGCACTCCTGGCGCTGGCGGGTTGGAGCCTCGGCCGCTGGCGTTTGGCCGCGACCGTCGCTGCACTAGCCTTCCTGATTGCCGCGACCGGGCAATGGGAAAAGGCCATGATCACGGTCTACCTCTGCGGCATCTCGGTCGTTCTCGCGGGGCTGATCGGCATTCCGATCGGCATCCTATCGGCCGAGCGCGAGCGCGTTTGGCGGTTCGTTCGGGTGATTATCGACACGCTCCAGACGCTGCCTTCCTTCGTTTATCTCATGCCTGCGGTGATGTTGTTTCGGGTCGGTGACTTCACGGCCATGCTGGCGGTCATTGCCTATGCGATTTCCCCTGCCATACGCTACACCGCCCACGGCCTCCAGCGTATCGACCCGCAGTTGGTGGAGGCCGGAACGGTCGCCGGTTGCACGCCTATCCAACTGCTTCTCAAGATCAAGCTGAAGCTTGCCTTGCCGGCGATCATGTTGGGCCTCAATCAAACCATCATGCTGGCTCTTTCCATGCTGGTCATCACGGCCCTGGTGGGCACGCGCGACCTCGGTCAGGAGGTCTACATCGCTCTTACCAAGGCCGATACCGGCAGGGGTTTGGTTTCAGGATTGGCTGTGGCTTTCATAGCCATCATCGCTGACCGCCTGATCTCGGCAGGCGCGGCCAAGACCCGGGCCCGACTTGGCCTCTCGCCGGGCGCGGGAGACGAGACATGA
- a CDS encoding choline/ethanolamine kinase family protein, translated as MTDDALDQARAVLDQLPIFAGIDPANVKLERLGGLTNLVFRVSSGECAWCLRIPGKGTEEYIDRKNEAKAARETAKAGVSPELLFVDPDSGIMVTAFIEDTITMTPKAFAQRKGAAARAGEAFRKLHHSGAKFDFRFELFAMIDDYLKILSGKTVDLPEGYHQVLGEAETLRAALAAHPLPLAPCHCDPLCENFLDTGSRMWMVDWEYSGMNDPLWDLGDLSVEGVFSEAQDHEMLCAYFGREPAPGEQGRMVIYKAMCDLLWTLWGLIQHANKNPVDDFWAYSTERFERCKSLMGSEGFVDHVSAVRAGP; from the coding sequence ATGACTGATGACGCGCTAGATCAGGCTCGTGCCGTTCTGGACCAGCTACCGATTTTTGCCGGGATTGATCCGGCAAACGTGAAACTGGAGCGCCTTGGCGGCCTGACCAACCTGGTCTTCAGGGTCTCGTCTGGCGAGTGCGCTTGGTGCCTGCGTATCCCCGGTAAGGGTACCGAGGAATACATCGACCGGAAGAACGAAGCGAAGGCCGCACGGGAAACGGCGAAGGCCGGTGTCAGTCCGGAACTGCTCTTTGTCGATCCCGATAGCGGCATCATGGTCACTGCATTCATCGAGGATACGATCACGATGACCCCAAAGGCCTTCGCACAGCGCAAGGGCGCAGCGGCACGTGCTGGAGAAGCTTTCCGTAAGCTGCACCATAGCGGCGCCAAGTTCGATTTTCGTTTCGAGCTATTCGCGATGATCGACGATTATCTAAAAATTCTTTCTGGCAAAACGGTCGATTTACCAGAAGGCTACCACCAAGTACTGGGCGAAGCTGAAACACTGCGCGCAGCCCTTGCTGCGCACCCACTGCCGCTGGCACCCTGTCATTGCGATCCCCTTTGCGAGAATTTTCTCGATACGGGCAGCCGTATGTGGATGGTCGACTGGGAATATTCCGGCATGAATGATCCGCTATGGGATCTGGGCGACCTTTCTGTCGAAGGCGTTTTCAGCGAGGCGCAGGACCACGAAATGCTTTGCGCCTATTTCGGACGGGAACCAGCGCCCGGCGAACAGGGTCGGATGGTTATTTACAAGGCTATGTGCGATCTACTGTGGACCCTGTGGGGCCTGATCCAACACGCCAATAAAAATCCGGTGGACGACTTTTGGGCCTATTCGACGGAACGCTTCGAACGCTGCAAATCTCTTATGGGAAGCGAAGGATTTGTGGACCACGTTTCCGCCGTGCGGGCCGGTCCTTAG
- a CDS encoding GcvT family protein has translation MTFSADRHARIIVIGGGAIGTSVAYHLARAGEKDVLLLEKAQITEGCTWHAAGLVGQLRSKRNLTRLMQNSVAVFDRLAEEADAAIDWKKVGSLRLASSPDRWSEIRRSMGQARSFDVECHALSAEEAAKLFPYITTEGIEGAAFIPGDGYIDPYALTQAFAKAARKYGAKIEEHTSVVEIVRRGRRILGVVTDHGTIGCDILVNCAGLWAKRVGEMAGVALAAGVVEHQYFLTEKTLDLPKDLTTLRDPDKNFYLKPDTGSFAIGGWEEGTRGCWRGKPPLDFGRELFEGNLDRLERFALPAAERLPVLNEIGIQTIINGPIPVSADGEPMMGLAPGLDNFFVACGFTAGIAASGGAGQAMSNWILEGDPGMDLWSLDVRRFGPVHAQARYLEQRAVEAYAAYYKIHWPAEESLAGRGLRRSALYEPLKARGAVFGSKFGWERPNWFRRDGDPLEDVPSFEGKPSWFDGVGEEVRAIRERVALIDQSSFSKFELRGPGTFAALQRIAANDLSGPKGKAIYTQLCNDRGGIEADVTLLHLDDDHFWLVTGSGFGVRDSDWIERQLPGAGVSMVEITGAYATINVCGPHARKVLQTVSDDDLSNEAFPFLAIRKIGLANAQALAVRVGYVGELGYELYIPQEFAAAVYEALWEAGETHGMSNAGYRAVESCRLEKGYLYWSGDISPDYNPYEAGLGFCVALEKGDFTGRKALTHIHEKGVSRKLVSLAIDGFAPLLGGEPILLDGKVVGSTTSCGYGHWTGKTIAFAYLPTKIAGKTAFEIEAFGQNWHATRGARCLYDPKMERLKA, from the coding sequence ATGACCTTTTCCGCTGACCGTCACGCACGCATCATCGTCATCGGCGGCGGGGCCATTGGCACCTCCGTTGCTTACCATCTGGCCAGAGCCGGCGAAAAAGATGTTCTGTTGCTTGAAAAGGCTCAGATCACCGAGGGCTGTACCTGGCACGCAGCCGGACTGGTCGGGCAACTGCGCAGCAAACGAAACCTGACGCGCCTGATGCAGAACTCGGTCGCGGTTTTCGATCGCCTCGCCGAAGAAGCCGATGCGGCGATCGACTGGAAGAAAGTCGGCTCCCTACGCCTTGCTTCCTCCCCGGATCGCTGGAGTGAAATCCGCCGCTCGATGGGCCAGGCTCGCAGTTTCGACGTGGAGTGCCACGCGCTCTCTGCCGAGGAAGCCGCCAAGCTTTTCCCCTACATCACGACAGAGGGAATCGAGGGTGCTGCCTTCATTCCCGGCGATGGTTACATCGACCCCTATGCTCTGACCCAGGCTTTCGCTAAGGCCGCGCGCAAATACGGCGCAAAGATCGAAGAGCACACCAGTGTCGTTGAGATTGTCCGCCGTGGCCGCCGCATCCTGGGCGTGGTCACCGATCACGGAACTATTGGCTGCGATATTCTAGTCAACTGTGCCGGCCTTTGGGCCAAGCGCGTTGGTGAGATGGCCGGGGTAGCGCTGGCCGCAGGAGTTGTCGAGCATCAATACTTCCTTACGGAAAAAACACTGGACTTACCGAAAGACCTGACGACCCTGCGCGACCCGGACAAGAACTTTTATCTGAAACCCGATACCGGGTCCTTCGCCATCGGCGGTTGGGAGGAAGGCACGCGCGGGTGCTGGCGCGGCAAGCCGCCACTGGATTTCGGCCGCGAGCTTTTTGAAGGCAACCTGGATCGCCTGGAGCGTTTCGCGTTACCCGCTGCGGAACGCCTGCCGGTTTTGAATGAGATCGGCATTCAGACGATCATTAACGGCCCGATCCCGGTCTCCGCCGATGGCGAGCCAATGATGGGCCTGGCGCCCGGTCTGGATAATTTCTTCGTCGCCTGCGGTTTCACGGCCGGGATTGCCGCTTCGGGAGGGGCCGGTCAGGCCATGTCGAACTGGATCCTCGAAGGCGACCCGGGTATGGACCTCTGGTCTTTGGACGTTCGGCGTTTCGGCCCGGTACACGCGCAGGCTCGCTACTTGGAACAGCGCGCCGTCGAGGCCTATGCCGCGTACTATAAGATCCACTGGCCCGCAGAGGAATCGCTCGCCGGACGCGGTCTGCGCCGCTCAGCCCTCTACGAACCGCTAAAGGCGCGCGGCGCGGTCTTCGGCTCCAAGTTTGGTTGGGAGCGGCCGAATTGGTTCCGTCGCGACGGCGACCCACTGGAAGACGTGCCGAGCTTCGAAGGCAAACCAAGTTGGTTCGACGGTGTGGGAGAAGAGGTGCGCGCCATTCGAGAGCGCGTGGCCCTAATCGACCAAAGCTCCTTCTCAAAGTTCGAATTGCGAGGGCCGGGAACGTTTGCAGCCTTGCAAAGGATCGCCGCCAACGATCTCTCGGGGCCCAAGGGAAAAGCAATCTACACTCAACTCTGCAACGACCGGGGCGGGATCGAGGCCGATGTAACGCTGTTGCATTTGGACGATGATCACTTCTGGCTTGTCACCGGGTCAGGCTTTGGCGTTCGCGATAGCGACTGGATCGAACGACAATTGCCCGGCGCAGGCGTGTCGATGGTTGAGATCACAGGCGCATACGCCACCATCAATGTTTGCGGGCCGCACGCGCGCAAAGTTCTGCAAACCGTCAGCGACGATGATCTATCCAACGAGGCTTTCCCCTTTCTCGCAATCCGCAAGATTGGATTAGCCAACGCGCAGGCCCTGGCCGTTCGTGTCGGCTATGTCGGTGAACTCGGATACGAGCTCTATATCCCACAGGAGTTTGCCGCCGCCGTTTACGAAGCCCTGTGGGAGGCCGGTGAAACTCATGGCATGTCCAATGCGGGCTACCGTGCGGTTGAAAGTTGCCGCTTAGAAAAGGGTTACCTTTACTGGTCGGGCGACATCAGCCCGGACTACAACCCCTATGAAGCTGGGTTGGGCTTTTGCGTCGCCTTGGAAAAGGGCGACTTCACTGGTCGCAAAGCGTTAACCCACATTCATGAAAAAGGCGTCAGCCGTAAGCTGGTGTCCCTGGCAATCGATGGTTTCGCCCCACTCTTGGGTGGGGAGCCAATCTTGCTGGATGGCAAAGTCGTCGGTTCGACGACCTCTTGCGGTTATGGTCACTGGACCGGCAAGACCATCGCTTTTGCCTATCTACCGACAAAAATCGCCGGAAAGACCGCTTTTGAGATCGAGGCCTTTGGACAGAACTGGCACGCCACGCGCGGCGCACGTTGCCTCTACGACCCAAAGATGGAGCGACTGAAAGCTTGA
- a CDS encoding GcvT family protein encodes MSLPSHSQIIVIGGGIIGCSTAYHLAKDHKAEVLLLEQGKLTSGSTWHAAGLVGQLRSSASITQVLRYSVDLYKKLDAETGLETGWKMSGCLRLACNEDRWIEFKRLATTARSFNMDMHLLSPSEVKAMWPLMDVSDLVGATFLPTDGQANPTDITQSLAKGARMHGVRIVEGERVTGFRMDGERITAVETAQGTIACETVVNCAGQWARQLGELAGINVPLQPVKHQYIVTEPIAGLASDTATVRDPDRRTYFKEEVGGLVMGGYEPNPQAWTTGDVPDSFEFQLFDDDWDHFEQHLHQAIARVPALENTGVKQMINGPESFTPDGNFILGRAPECENMYVGAGFNAFGIASGGGAGWVLAEWVMSGEAPLDLWTVDIRRFSELHRDRQWVCDRTLEAYGKHYTIGFPHEEYETGRPRIVSPLYERLKERRAVFGSKLGWERPNWFAPPGTEPQDQYSMGRQNWFDAVGEEHRAVREAVGLFDQSSFAKFELRGSGAAAAMDAICANHVSKPAGRLTYTQLLNSRGGIECDLTVARLADDHFYIVTGTGFRTHDGTWIRDHLPDGSEATLTDVTEDFGTLSLMGPKARDVLQAVTTADCTNEAFPFGHVQEVEIAGHPVRALRITYVGELGWELHTPLSATGDIFDALMTAGAAHGIRPCGYRAIESLRLEKGYRAWGSDITPNDSPFEAGLGWAVKLKRDMNFIGRAAAERTANSPLKKKLACFTVEDPGVVLLGRETILRNGEFAGYLTSAGFGYSVGKSIGFGYVRHADGVNDDYLSSGKYELVVATERVPATLHLEALYDAANARIKV; translated from the coding sequence ATGTCGCTTCCCTCCCATTCCCAGATCATCGTCATCGGCGGCGGGATCATCGGCTGTTCCACCGCCTATCATCTGGCCAAGGACCACAAAGCCGAGGTGCTGCTGCTGGAACAAGGCAAGTTGACCTCTGGTTCGACATGGCATGCTGCCGGGCTGGTCGGCCAGTTGCGCTCGTCTGCCAGCATCACCCAGGTGCTACGATACTCGGTCGATCTCTACAAGAAACTGGACGCTGAGACCGGGCTGGAGACGGGTTGGAAGATGAGCGGTTGCTTGCGGCTTGCCTGCAACGAAGACCGCTGGATCGAATTCAAGCGCTTGGCGACGACAGCCCGCAGTTTCAACATGGACATGCATTTGTTGAGCCCCAGCGAGGTCAAGGCCATGTGGCCGCTGATGGATGTGAGCGATCTTGTTGGCGCCACCTTCTTGCCAACGGACGGTCAGGCCAACCCGACCGACATTACGCAGTCACTGGCGAAGGGCGCGCGGATGCACGGCGTCCGGATCGTCGAAGGCGAGCGTGTTACCGGATTCCGGATGGACGGCGAGCGCATCACTGCTGTTGAAACCGCGCAAGGAACGATTGCCTGCGAGACTGTCGTCAACTGCGCCGGACAGTGGGCTCGGCAACTGGGCGAACTGGCTGGCATCAATGTGCCGCTGCAACCAGTCAAGCATCAGTACATCGTTACCGAGCCCATCGCGGGGCTGGCCAGCGACACCGCGACCGTGCGTGACCCGGACCGCCGCACTTACTTCAAGGAAGAAGTCGGCGGCCTCGTCATGGGTGGTTACGAACCTAACCCGCAGGCCTGGACGACCGGCGACGTGCCTGACAGCTTCGAGTTTCAGCTATTCGATGACGATTGGGACCACTTCGAACAACATCTGCATCAGGCCATCGCCCGCGTACCCGCCTTGGAAAACACCGGGGTCAAGCAGATGATCAACGGGCCGGAAAGCTTCACGCCTGATGGCAACTTCATCCTCGGGAGGGCTCCCGAATGCGAAAACATGTATGTCGGCGCCGGTTTTAATGCCTTCGGCATCGCCTCGGGCGGCGGCGCGGGTTGGGTGCTCGCGGAATGGGTGATGAGCGGGGAGGCCCCGCTCGACCTCTGGACGGTGGACATCCGGCGCTTTTCGGAACTTCACCGGGATCGTCAGTGGGTCTGCGACCGCACGCTCGAGGCATACGGCAAGCACTACACCATCGGATTCCCGCACGAGGAGTATGAAACAGGCCGCCCCCGCATCGTTTCGCCGCTCTATGAACGCCTGAAGGAACGCCGGGCGGTCTTTGGCTCGAAGCTGGGATGGGAGAGACCCAATTGGTTCGCACCGCCGGGAACCGAACCGCAGGACCAGTACAGCATGGGACGGCAGAATTGGTTCGACGCCGTCGGCGAGGAGCATCGCGCCGTACGCGAGGCCGTAGGCCTGTTCGACCAATCGTCCTTTGCCAAGTTTGAACTGCGTGGGTCCGGCGCTGCGGCGGCGATGGATGCTATCTGCGCAAACCATGTCTCCAAGCCTGCGGGCCGGCTGACCTACACGCAGCTTCTTAACAGCCGCGGCGGCATCGAATGCGACCTGACGGTGGCGCGATTGGCCGACGATCACTTCTACATCGTGACCGGCACGGGCTTCCGAACACATGACGGCACCTGGATCCGTGACCACCTGCCCGATGGTAGCGAAGCGACTCTGACCGACGTCACCGAGGATTTCGGAACGCTTTCCCTGATGGGCCCCAAAGCACGCGACGTGTTGCAGGCTGTCACCACAGCCGACTGCACGAACGAAGCCTTCCCCTTCGGCCATGTTCAAGAAGTCGAGATTGCGGGGCATCCAGTGCGCGCGCTGCGCATCACCTACGTCGGAGAATTGGGTTGGGAATTGCACACGCCACTCTCGGCGACCGGGGACATCTTCGATGCCTTGATGACGGCAGGCGCAGCCCACGGGATTCGACCCTGTGGATATCGGGCCATCGAATCCTTGCGGCTGGAAAAGGGCTACCGCGCCTGGGGCTCTGACATCACGCCGAACGATTCTCCATTCGAGGCTGGACTTGGTTGGGCCGTTAAGCTGAAGAGAGACATGAACTTCATCGGCCGTGCTGCCGCAGAGCGTACCGCCAACTCACCCCTCAAAAAGAAGCTGGCCTGCTTCACGGTTGAGGACCCAGGCGTCGTTTTGCTGGGCCGGGAGACGATCCTCCGCAACGGCGAATTTGCAGGATACCTGACCAGTGCCGGCTTCGGTTATAGCGTCGGCAAGTCGATCGGTTTCGGATATGTCCGCCACGCCGATGGCGTCAACGACGATTACCTGAGCAGCGGTAAATACGAACTGGTGGTGGCGACCGAACGCGTCCCGGCAACGCTGCACTTGGAAGCGCTCTATGACGCTGCCAACGCCCGCATCAAGGTGTAA